From a single Larimichthys crocea isolate SSNF chromosome XIII, L_crocea_2.0, whole genome shotgun sequence genomic region:
- the clec3ba gene encoding tetranectin, with protein sequence MDVQRICLMFCLLLLAHCTFQQTTSSSKRKNGKKDNAAIEELKKQINDIVQELNLLKEQQALQTVCLRGIKILGKCFLADPVKKNFHAASDDCIAKGGSLSTPLTGDENDQLYSYVRQSIGPEEHVWLGVNDMVTDGQWVDQSGSNVRFKNWETEITLQPDGGRSQNCAILSTTANGKWFDENCRAEKASVCEFNIV encoded by the exons ATGGATGTTCAAAGGATTTGCTTGATGTTTTGCCTTCTCCTGCTGGCACACTGCACCTTCCAGCAGACAACATCCTCCTCAAAGAGAAAAAATGGCAAGAAAG ACAATGCTGCAATTGAGGAGCTGAAGAAACAGATCAATGACATTGTTCAAGAGCTGAATTTGCTGAAAGAGCAGCAAGCTTTACAGACAG TTTGTCTGCGAGGCATCAAAATCCTTGGCAAGTGTTTCTTGGCTGACCCAGTGAAGAAGAACTTCCACGCAGCCAGTGATGACTGCATCGCCAAAGGTGGCAGCCTGAGCACTCCTCTGACAGGAGATGAGAACGACCAGCTTTACAGTTACGTGCGTCAGAGCATCGGCCCAGAGGAGCACGTATGGCTGGGCGTCAATGACATGGTGACCGATGGCCAGTGGGTGGACCAGTCAGGCTCTAATGTGCGCTTCAAGAACTGGGAGACAGAGATCACCCTGCAGCCAGACGGAGGGCGCAGCCAGAACTGCGccatcctctccaccacagcCAACGGGAAGTGGTTTGATGAGAACTGCCGAGCTGAGAAAGCTTCTGTGTGTGAGTTCAACATCGTCTGA